The Bernardetia litoralis DSM 6794 genome includes a window with the following:
- the pafA gene encoding alkaline phosphatase PafA has translation MNLSKKVAVLFCVFFIQISTFSVFSQTVIQTNSENKIEDNPIQSRPKLVIGIVIDQMRYDYLYRFYDQYSENGFKRLLNDGFSCENTHYNYTPTNTAPGHASIFTGATPMNHGIINNNWYSRAEDRKFYCAEDQIVEGIGTENPEDKQGKMSPRNLKTSTITDELRLATNQKAKVIGISIKDRGAIMPAGHIANGAYWYDGSSGKMISSSYYFENLPNWVTDFNKKEVADKYIKQGWELLLPLTEYSQSLADENKYEGHPTKNKKAVFPYFIDKFNEEKRYKEFLFTASANTFLREFAEEAILKEELGKDKTTDFLTLSFSSTDYIGHRYGIYSVEVQDTYLRLDKELATLFEFLDKNVGEGEYTLFLTADHAGAPSPSHLHDLQFDSDYLEWSSMKDSLNNFLIKSYGEGKFVSYLSDQDVFLNRELLLQKNISLQEVQQKTSEFLLTQKGISQAITATELSKQIQRTGFLQLIQNGFNPKLSPDVAFLFQSGYMDSYYKKGGTTHGTPYNYDTQVPLLFFGKNIKSGKTHRRVEITDIAATMASLLYLQQPSGCIGNPIIEIFE, from the coding sequence ATGAATCTTTCTAAAAAGGTAGCCGTTTTATTCTGTGTATTTTTTATACAAATTTCTACATTTTCTGTATTTAGCCAAACAGTCATTCAAACTAATTCAGAAAATAAAATTGAAGACAATCCAATTCAATCACGTCCAAAATTAGTAATTGGAATTGTAATCGACCAAATGCGTTATGATTATTTGTATCGTTTTTATGACCAATATTCTGAGAATGGTTTTAAAAGATTATTAAATGATGGTTTTTCGTGTGAAAATACACATTACAACTATACACCAACCAACACAGCTCCTGGACATGCTTCCATTTTTACAGGTGCAACACCAATGAATCATGGAATAATAAATAATAATTGGTACAGTAGAGCAGAAGATAGAAAGTTTTATTGTGCAGAAGACCAAATTGTAGAAGGAATAGGAACAGAAAATCCAGAAGACAAACAAGGAAAAATGTCGCCTCGCAATCTCAAAACAAGCACAATTACTGATGAGCTTCGTTTGGCAACTAATCAAAAAGCAAAAGTAATTGGTATCTCTATAAAAGATAGAGGCGCAATTATGCCAGCAGGACATATTGCAAATGGTGCTTATTGGTACGATGGAAGTTCTGGGAAAATGATTAGTAGTAGTTATTATTTTGAAAACTTGCCAAATTGGGTAACTGATTTTAATAAAAAAGAGGTTGCTGATAAATACATCAAACAAGGTTGGGAATTGCTTTTGCCTCTTACAGAATATTCTCAAAGTTTGGCAGATGAGAATAAGTATGAAGGACATCCGACCAAAAATAAAAAAGCTGTTTTCCCTTATTTTATAGATAAATTTAATGAAGAAAAACGATATAAGGAATTTCTTTTTACAGCTTCAGCCAATACTTTTTTGAGAGAATTTGCAGAAGAAGCAATCTTAAAAGAAGAGTTAGGAAAAGATAAAACAACTGATTTCCTGACGCTTAGTTTTTCTTCTACTGATTATATTGGACATCGTTATGGTATTTATTCTGTCGAAGTACAGGATACATATTTGAGATTAGATAAAGAATTAGCTACTTTATTTGAGTTTTTGGATAAAAATGTAGGAGAAGGAGAATATACCCTTTTCTTGACGGCTGACCACGCAGGTGCGCCTAGTCCTTCTCATTTGCACGATTTGCAATTCGATTCTGATTATTTAGAATGGAGTTCTATGAAAGATAGCTTGAACAATTTTTTAATAAAAAGCTATGGAGAAGGAAAATTTGTAAGTTATTTGAGTGACCAAGATGTGTTTTTGAATAGAGAATTATTACTTCAAAAAAATATTTCATTACAAGAAGTTCAACAAAAAACAAGTGAATTTTTACTTACTCAAAAGGGAATTTCTCAAGCCATTACAGCAACAGAATTGAGCAAACAAATTCAAAGAACAGGGTTTTTACAGCTTATCCAAAATGGATTTAATCCAAAACTTTCGCCTGATGTAGCTTTTCTTTTTCAGTCGGGTTATATGGATTCGTATTATAAAAAAGGAGGAACAACACATGGAACACCTTATAATTATGATACACAAGTACCACTTTTATTTTTTGGTAAAAATATCAAAAGTGGCAAAACACATCGCAGGGTAGAAATTACAGATATTGCAGCTACGATGGCTTCTTTACTTTATCTTCAACAACCAAGTGGATGTATTGGAAATCCAATTATAGAGATTTTTGAATAA